A genomic segment from Propionibacteriaceae bacterium ZF39 encodes:
- the dapD gene encoding 2,3,4,5-tetrahydropyridine-2,6-dicarboxylate N-succinyltransferase, whose protein sequence is MTSQHDASAQYAWGWGLVSTHDNGQILDTWFPSPALGRADGSTEPAELASAAGRDDARGVTTSVRLVEIDLTAPPADMPDAYLRLHVLSHRLMRPNTINLDGLFGVLTNVVWTSAGPCAIEDFEATRLKLRARQGHVTVFSIDKFPRMVDYVIPAGVRIGDADRIRLGAHLATGTTVMHEGFVNFNAGTVGTSMVEGRISQGVVVGDGSDVGGGASTMGTLSGGGTERVSIGERCLIGANAGVGIALGDDCVVEAGLYITAGTKIKVDGQVVRAAELSGQSGLLFLRNSLTGEVEVRGRQGRTVELNDALHSH, encoded by the coding sequence ATGACTTCGCAGCATGACGCTTCGGCGCAGTACGCGTGGGGCTGGGGCCTGGTGTCCACCCACGACAACGGCCAGATCCTCGATACGTGGTTCCCCTCCCCCGCGCTGGGTCGCGCCGACGGCTCGACCGAGCCAGCCGAACTCGCCTCGGCCGCCGGCCGGGACGACGCCCGTGGGGTCACCACGAGCGTCCGCCTGGTCGAGATCGACCTGACCGCGCCGCCGGCCGACATGCCGGACGCCTATCTGCGCCTGCATGTGCTGAGCCACCGCCTGATGCGACCCAACACGATCAACCTCGACGGGCTCTTCGGCGTGCTCACCAATGTCGTCTGGACCTCCGCCGGCCCCTGCGCCATCGAGGATTTCGAGGCGACCCGCCTGAAGCTCCGGGCCCGCCAGGGCCACGTCACCGTGTTCAGCATCGACAAGTTCCCGCGCATGGTCGACTACGTGATCCCGGCCGGTGTCCGCATCGGCGACGCCGACCGCATCCGCCTCGGCGCCCACCTGGCGACCGGCACCACGGTCATGCACGAGGGCTTCGTCAACTTCAACGCCGGCACCGTCGGCACCTCCATGGTCGAAGGCCGCATCTCCCAGGGTGTCGTCGTCGGTGACGGCTCCGACGTGGGCGGCGGCGCCTCCACCATGGGCACTCTGTCCGGCGGTGGCACCGAGCGGGTCTCTATCGGCGAGCGCTGCCTCATCGGTGCCAACGCGGGCGTCGGCATCGCCCTCGGCGACGACTGCGTGGTCGAGGCCGGTCTCTACATCACCGCGGGCACCAAGATCAAGGTCGATGGCCAGGTCGTCCGCGCGGCCGAGCTGTCGGGCCAGAGCGGCCTGCTCTTCCTGCGCAACTCGCTGACCGGTGAAGTCGAGGTCCGTGGCCGCCAGGGCCGCACCGTCGAACTCAACGACGCCCTGCACTCCCACTGA
- the dapE gene encoding succinyl-diaminopimelate desuccinylase, with product MSDAVPPVVPLLDLDGDVVELLRDLVDIESVSGNEGPITDAIETALRGYPHLEVIRDGNVLVARTNLGRASRVVVAGHTDTVPLTSEPNLPCRIEGEGDDTILIGRGTCDMKGGVAVALAAAAALTEPRHDVTWIFYDNEEVEAEKNGLLRISRTRPELLAGDFAVLGEPTAARIEGGCQGTLRVQATFTGRAAHSARAWMGHNAIHDAADFLARLQAYEPVQPWVDGLQYHEGLNAVKITGGIAGNVIPDRCTVEVNYRFAPDKSAEEALAWVRDYFSGFELEVTDLAAGARPGLDQPAAADFIAAVGGEPKPKHGWTDVALFASVGVPAVNFGPGDPIKAHADDEFCPASQVYACRDALIRWLTGA from the coding sequence ATGTCTGATGCCGTGCCACCCGTCGTTCCCCTCCTCGACCTCGACGGCGACGTGGTCGAGCTGTTGCGGGACCTGGTCGACATCGAGTCGGTGTCGGGCAACGAGGGTCCGATCACCGATGCGATCGAGACAGCGCTCCGCGGCTATCCCCACCTGGAGGTCATCCGCGACGGCAACGTCCTGGTCGCCCGCACCAACCTGGGCCGCGCCTCGCGCGTTGTGGTGGCGGGCCACACCGACACGGTGCCGTTGACGAGCGAGCCGAACCTGCCGTGCCGGATCGAAGGGGAAGGGGACGACACGATCCTCATCGGTCGCGGCACCTGCGACATGAAGGGCGGTGTCGCCGTGGCGCTGGCTGCGGCGGCGGCCCTCACCGAGCCGCGCCATGACGTGACCTGGATCTTCTATGACAACGAAGAGGTCGAGGCGGAGAAAAATGGGCTGCTGCGGATCTCGCGGACCCGGCCCGAGCTTCTCGCCGGCGACTTCGCCGTGCTCGGCGAGCCAACTGCGGCCCGGATCGAGGGCGGTTGCCAGGGCACGCTGCGGGTGCAGGCCACGTTCACCGGCCGCGCGGCCCATTCGGCGCGCGCGTGGATGGGCCACAACGCGATCCACGATGCGGCCGACTTCTTGGCCCGCCTGCAGGCGTACGAGCCGGTCCAGCCCTGGGTCGACGGCCTGCAATATCACGAGGGCCTCAACGCCGTGAAGATCACCGGCGGCATCGCCGGCAACGTCATCCCCGATCGCTGCACCGTCGAGGTCAACTATCGCTTCGCCCCCGACAAGTCGGCCGAGGAAGCTCTTGCGTGGGTGCGGGACTATTTCTCCGGCTTCGAACTCGAGGTGACCGATCTGGCCGCCGGCGCCCGGCCAGGTCTCGACCAGCCGGCGGCGGCCGACTTCATCGCCGCGGTCGGTGGGGAGCCGAAGCCCAAGCACGGTTGGACCGATGTGGCCCTGTTCGCGAGCGTCGGCGTACCCGCGGTGAATTTCGGCCCCGGCGATCCGATCAAGGCGCACGCCGATGACGAGTTCTGTCCTGCGTCGCAGGTGTACGCCTGCCGCGACGCGCTGATCCGCTGGCTGACGGGAGCCTGA
- a CDS encoding TIGR00730 family Rossman fold protein → MVLPTTADQRLLASRGPTDWVHADPWRVLRIQAEFVEGFGTLAELGPAVSVFGSARTDPDHPMYAAAEAIGRRLAEARFAVVTGGGPGIMEAANKGACEAGGVSVGLGIELPFETGINDYVTLGINFRYFFARKTMFLKYSQGFIVLPGGFGTFDELFEALTLVQTRKVVDFPVVLFGSDYWCGLRDWIVDRALAEGYISADDVDRLVVTDDVDEAVRIMIESNTPKDPDPEDVAEAVDGQ, encoded by the coding sequence ATGGTGCTCCCGACCACCGCCGACCAGCGCCTGCTCGCGTCGCGCGGGCCGACCGACTGGGTCCACGCCGATCCCTGGCGCGTGCTGCGGATCCAGGCGGAGTTCGTCGAGGGGTTCGGCACGCTCGCCGAGCTCGGGCCCGCCGTGAGCGTGTTCGGTTCGGCGCGAACGGACCCCGATCACCCCATGTACGCCGCAGCGGAAGCGATCGGGCGCCGACTGGCCGAAGCCCGGTTCGCCGTTGTCACCGGTGGCGGGCCGGGCATCATGGAGGCCGCCAACAAGGGCGCCTGCGAAGCCGGCGGAGTGTCGGTGGGCCTCGGCATCGAGCTGCCCTTCGAGACGGGCATCAATGACTATGTGACGCTCGGCATCAACTTCCGCTACTTCTTCGCGCGCAAGACGATGTTCCTCAAATATTCCCAGGGCTTCATCGTCCTGCCGGGCGGCTTCGGCACCTTCGACGAGCTCTTCGAAGCCCTGACGCTCGTCCAGACGCGCAAGGTGGTCGACTTCCCGGTCGTCCTCTTCGGTTCGGACTACTGGTGCGGACTCCGGGACTGGATCGTCGATCGTGCGCTCGCGGAGGGCTACATCTCCGCCGACGACGTCGATCGACTGGTCGTGACCGATGACGTGGACGAGGCGGTCAGGATCATGATCGAGTCCAACACGCCCAAGGATCCCGACCCGGAGGACGTTGCCGAAGCGGTCGACGGACAATAG